In a single window of the Desulfuromonas sp. TF genome:
- a CDS encoding thioesterase family protein: MPDKKPYYTHSSRARFTHTDPGGFVFFSRFFEKFQAAVEDWFNIELKVDYAGLILNRGLGLPTAHTECSFMKPCLLGEVIDISVRLKKIGSTSITIEFIGSVAEEQRLRAQSVLVLINLEDGKPTPVPDDLRRKFETYQAQGE; the protein is encoded by the coding sequence ATGCCAGACAAAAAACCCTACTATACGCACAGCAGCCGGGCTCGTTTTACTCATACCGACCCGGGGGGGTTCGTCTTTTTTTCGCGGTTTTTCGAGAAGTTTCAGGCGGCGGTTGAAGACTGGTTCAACATCGAACTGAAGGTCGACTACGCAGGGCTCATTCTGAACCGGGGGCTGGGGCTGCCGACCGCCCATACCGAGTGCAGCTTCATGAAGCCATGTCTGCTCGGCGAAGTGATCGACATATCGGTACGGCTGAAGAAGATAGGATCGACGTCGATAACGATCGAATTCATCGGCTCGGTGGCTGAGGAACAGCGTCTGCGCGCCCAGTCGGTTCTCGTCCTTATCAACCTGGAGGACGGAAAACCCACTCCGGTTCCCGATGACCTGCGCAGGAAGTTCGAGACGTACCAGGCTCAAGGCGAATAG